The following are from one region of the Actinopolyspora halophila DSM 43834 genome:
- a CDS encoding polysaccharide deacetylase family protein: MTDPETVVEQRAQLRLPPVLMYHSVAEYDSDPYRVTVRPARFARQLRWLRLRGWIGVGMGRLLRAYRAGNARGLIGLTFDDGYVDFETTVVPALRGQGFTATVFVLPGRLGGHNGWDGGGPTKPLMTADQIRHVSEQGMEVGSHGLVHQRLSTLSSPGMVDEVHRSRVELEELLQDEVAGFCYPYGDFDGDTEEEVRAAGYSYACAVRPSSGGSVFALPRIYVGDRDNGPRIEVKRWRAAWERVGSSRVGRHSHHGV, translated from the coding sequence ATGACCGATCCGGAAACCGTGGTGGAGCAGCGAGCGCAGCTCCGGCTGCCGCCGGTGTTGATGTATCACTCCGTGGCGGAGTACGACAGCGATCCGTACCGGGTGACCGTGCGTCCCGCGCGGTTCGCGCGTCAGCTGCGCTGGCTCCGGCTCCGGGGGTGGATCGGGGTCGGGATGGGCCGACTCCTTCGCGCGTACCGTGCCGGGAACGCGCGTGGCCTGATAGGTCTGACCTTCGACGACGGCTACGTCGACTTCGAGACCACCGTGGTCCCGGCCCTGCGCGGACAGGGTTTCACGGCGACCGTCTTCGTGCTGCCCGGCCGTCTCGGTGGGCACAACGGCTGGGACGGTGGCGGGCCGACCAAACCGCTGATGACGGCGGACCAGATCCGGCACGTGTCCGAGCAGGGGATGGAAGTGGGCTCGCACGGTCTGGTGCACCAGCGACTGTCCACATTGTCCTCACCCGGGATGGTCGACGAGGTGCACCGCAGCCGTGTCGAGCTCGAGGAGCTGCTGCAGGACGAGGTCGCCGGTTTCTGCTATCCCTACGGGGACTTCGACGGGGACACGGAGGAGGAGGTGCGGGCGGCCGGTTACTCCTACGCCTGTGCCGTTCGGCCCTCCTCGGGAGGAAGCGTGTTCGCGCTGCCCAGGATTTACGTGGGTGACCGGGACAACGGTCCCCGGATCGAGGTCAAGAGATGGCGTGCGGCGTGGGAACGGGTGGGTTCCTCCCGAGTGGGTAGACATTCTCATCACGGCGTATGA